Proteins from a genomic interval of Streptomyces fodineus:
- a CDS encoding GlxA family transcriptional regulator: MSGVERVVVVLLFDGVDLLDVTGPPEVFALLRRETDDASGCEVVLAAETMDPVTTSAGVRVLPDLTFAEAARRPIDTLLVPGAVEVDDRRRVRALSDEGVVRWVRTLAGRARRVASVCVGAHLLAAAGLLDGRRATTHWSTARQLADEHPAVRVDADPIFIRDGKVWTGAGITACLDLSLALVAEDFGEAVALRVARQLVMYLKRPGGQSQFSVPIEPVSTTRRMDDLRRYVDRNATGRLTVADLAAQAHVSERQLTRLFRTELGTTPASYIESARVEAARGRLETTDDTLDRVASACGFNTVDTLIRAFRRQLDTTPTEYRGRFRHTDRA; the protein is encoded by the coding sequence GTGAGTGGCGTGGAGCGGGTTGTCGTCGTCCTTCTCTTCGACGGCGTCGATCTGCTCGACGTCACCGGCCCGCCCGAGGTGTTCGCGCTGCTGCGCCGGGAGACGGACGACGCGAGCGGCTGCGAGGTCGTGCTGGCCGCCGAGACCATGGACCCCGTCACCACCTCGGCCGGGGTGCGCGTCCTGCCCGACCTCACCTTCGCCGAGGCCGCCCGGCGCCCCATCGACACCCTCCTGGTCCCCGGCGCGGTCGAGGTCGACGACCGGCGCCGGGTGCGCGCCCTGAGCGACGAGGGCGTGGTCCGCTGGGTGCGCACGCTCGCCGGACGGGCCCGGCGCGTCGCCTCCGTCTGCGTGGGGGCGCATCTGCTCGCCGCCGCCGGACTGCTCGACGGCAGGCGCGCCACGACCCACTGGTCCACCGCGCGGCAGCTGGCCGACGAGCACCCGGCCGTACGGGTCGACGCCGACCCGATCTTCATCCGCGACGGCAAGGTGTGGACGGGTGCGGGCATCACCGCCTGCCTCGACCTGTCGCTCGCCCTCGTCGCCGAGGACTTCGGCGAGGCCGTCGCGCTGCGCGTCGCCCGGCAGCTGGTGATGTATCTGAAGCGGCCCGGCGGGCAGAGCCAGTTCAGCGTCCCGATCGAGCCGGTCTCCACCACCCGGCGCATGGACGACCTGCGCCGCTACGTCGACCGGAACGCCACCGGACGCCTCACGGTCGCCGACCTCGCCGCACAGGCCCACGTCAGCGAGCGCCAGCTGACCCGGCTGTTCAGGACGGAACTGGGGACGACCCCCGCGTCGTACATCGAGTCCGCCCGCGTGGAGGCGGCCCGGGGCCGGCTGGAGACCACGGACGACACCCTCGACCGGGTGGCCTCCGCCTGCGGGTTCAACACGGTCGACACCCTGATCCGGGCCTTCCGCCGGCAGCTGGACACGACGCCGACGGAGTACCGCGGCCGCTTCCGGCACACGGACCGGGCATGA
- a CDS encoding PP2C family protein-serine/threonine phosphatase, whose amino-acid sequence MTWLSRSPPVPGTGGRNRLLFTLLQSVPYLIALAVLVIELTPAHFIYTGPFLTAVPALAAVTLGPRGTTAAAALALAISVTTATYNGAWGTLQVYSNFLALALVSVAGFITSRAMQERRQRELDQIRRIAVAAQEVVLRPVPARMGPLLAGSLCLAAGTGARVGGDLYEAVQTRYGVRMIVGDVRGKGLSAVRAVAVALGAFREAVHYEDDLVEVMNRCAAALRREVAVPGAYGQEVLLEGFTTALIAQVPADPVVQLVNRGHPPPLLLHQGRATPLMPSLPSPPLGLEDLISDLPEKPESYAFHPGDRLLLYTDGVIEARNPDNEFFALPEAMEGIGVGPSPPEFLEQLRQALIRHTGGDLADDVAMILADRFDGTAGSPSGGADVG is encoded by the coding sequence ATGACGTGGCTCTCGCGCTCGCCCCCGGTGCCAGGCACAGGCGGTCGTAACCGGCTCCTCTTCACGCTGCTGCAGTCTGTGCCCTATCTGATCGCGCTGGCCGTGCTGGTCATCGAGCTCACGCCTGCGCACTTCATCTACACCGGACCCTTCCTCACCGCGGTTCCGGCACTGGCGGCAGTGACGTTGGGGCCCAGGGGCACTACCGCGGCGGCGGCCCTGGCGCTGGCGATCAGCGTGACCACCGCGACCTACAACGGGGCGTGGGGCACCCTGCAGGTCTACAGCAACTTCCTGGCTCTGGCCTTGGTCTCCGTGGCTGGTTTCATCACCAGTCGCGCGATGCAGGAGCGCAGGCAGAGAGAGCTCGACCAGATCCGCCGCATCGCCGTGGCGGCCCAGGAAGTCGTGCTGCGGCCCGTGCCCGCGCGCATGGGGCCGCTGCTGGCAGGCAGCCTGTGCCTCGCGGCCGGGACCGGGGCACGGGTGGGCGGTGATCTGTATGAGGCAGTGCAGACGCGGTACGGGGTCCGGATGATCGTCGGGGACGTCAGGGGCAAGGGGCTGTCCGCGGTGCGAGCCGTCGCGGTGGCACTGGGGGCGTTCCGGGAAGCTGTGCACTATGAGGACGACCTGGTGGAGGTCATGAACCGCTGCGCGGCTGCGCTGCGACGGGAAGTCGCCGTCCCGGGTGCATATGGTCAGGAGGTTCTGCTGGAAGGGTTCACCACGGCGCTCATCGCGCAGGTGCCGGCCGACCCCGTGGTGCAGTTGGTCAACCGTGGACATCCACCACCGCTGCTGCTGCACCAGGGCAGGGCTACACCACTCATGCCGAGTTTGCCGTCGCCGCCCCTCGGCCTCGAGGACCTCATCTCCGACCTCCCCGAGAAGCCTGAGAGCTATGCGTTCCACCCCGGTGACCGCCTGCTGCTGTACACCGACGGTGTGATCGAGGCCCGCAACCCCGACAACGAATTCTTCGCTCTGCCGGAGGCCATGGAGGGGATAGGCGTCGGCCCGAGCCCACCGGAATTCCTGGAGCAACTGCGCCAGGCGTTGATCCGTCACACCGGCGGCGACTTGGCGGACGATGTGGCGATGATCCTGGCTGACCGGTTCGACGGCACAGCCGGATCACCTTCCGGTGGGGCGGACGTGGGGTGA
- the glnA gene encoding type I glutamate--ammonia ligase produces the protein MFQNADEAKKFIADEDVKFVDVRFCDLPGVMQHFTVPVEAFDPDEELAFDGSSIRGFQAIHESDMALRADLSTARVDPFRRDKTLNINFFIHDPITGEQYSRDPRNVAKKAEAYLASTGIADTAYFGPEAEFYVFDSVRFATSANESFYHIDSEAGAWNTGALEDNRGYKVRYKGGYFPVPPVDHFADLRAEISLELEAAGLKVERQHHEVGTAGQAEINYKFNTLLAAADDLQLFKYIVKNVAWRNGKTATFMPKPIFGDNGSGMHVHQSLWANGDPLFYDEAGYAGLSDTARYYIGGILKHAPSLLAFTNPTVNSYHRLVPGFEAPINLVYSQRNRSAAMRIPITGSNPKAKRVEFRAPDSSGNPYLAFSALLLAGLDGIKNKIEPAEPIDKDLYELAPEEHANVAQVPTSLPAVLDSLEADHEFLLQGDVFTPDLIETWIDFKRTNEIAPLQLRPHPHEFELYFDV, from the coding sequence ATGTTCCAGAACGCCGACGAGGCCAAGAAGTTCATCGCGGACGAGGACGTCAAGTTCGTCGACGTCCGTTTCTGCGACCTGCCGGGCGTCATGCAGCACTTCACGGTGCCCGTTGAGGCGTTCGACCCGGACGAGGAGCTGGCCTTCGACGGATCGTCGATCCGCGGCTTCCAGGCCATCCACGAGTCCGACATGGCGCTGCGTGCCGACCTGTCCACCGCCCGTGTGGACCCGTTCCGCCGGGACAAGACGCTCAACATCAACTTCTTCATCCACGACCCGATCACGGGCGAGCAGTACTCCCGTGACCCGCGCAACGTGGCGAAGAAGGCCGAGGCCTACCTCGCGTCGACCGGTATCGCGGACACCGCGTACTTCGGTCCCGAGGCCGAGTTCTACGTCTTCGACAGCGTCCGTTTCGCCACCTCGGCGAACGAGTCCTTCTACCACATCGACTCCGAGGCGGGCGCCTGGAACACCGGTGCCCTCGAGGACAACCGTGGTTACAAGGTCCGCTACAAGGGCGGCTACTTCCCGGTCCCGCCGGTCGACCACTTCGCCGACCTGCGCGCCGAGATCTCCCTGGAGCTGGAGGCGGCCGGTCTGAAGGTCGAGCGCCAGCACCACGAGGTGGGCACCGCCGGCCAGGCCGAGATCAACTACAAGTTCAACACCCTGCTGGCCGCCGCCGACGACCTGCAGCTGTTCAAGTACATCGTGAAGAACGTGGCCTGGCGCAACGGCAAGACCGCGACCTTCATGCCGAAGCCGATCTTCGGTGACAACGGCTCGGGCATGCACGTGCACCAGTCGCTGTGGGCCAACGGCGACCCGCTGTTCTACGACGAGGCCGGTTACGCGGGCCTGTCGGACACCGCCCGCTACTACATCGGCGGCATCCTCAAGCACGCCCCGTCGCTGCTGGCCTTCACCAACCCGACGGTGAACTCCTACCACCGTCTGGTGCCGGGCTTCGAGGCGCCGATCAACCTGGTGTACTCGCAGCGCAACCGCTCCGCGGCCATGCGTATCCCGATCACGGGCTCCAACCCGAAGGCCAAGCGCGTCGAGTTCCGCGCGCCCGACTCCTCCGGCAACCCGTACCTGGCCTTCTCCGCCCTGCTGCTGGCGGGCCTGGACGGCATCAAGAACAAGATCGAGCCGGCCGAGCCGATCGACAAGGACCTGTACGAGTTGGCTCCCGAGGAGCACGCGAACGTCGCCCAGGTCCCGACCTCGCTGCCGGCCGTCCTCGACTCGCTCGAGGCCGACCACGAGTTCCTCCTCCAGGGCGACGTCTTCACGCCGGACCTGATCGAGACGTGGATCGACTTCAAGCGCACCAACGAGATCGCGCCGCTGCAGCTGCGTCCGCACCCGCACGAGTTCGAGCTGTACTTCGACGTGTGA
- a CDS encoding RDD family protein — protein sequence MDNRQALGSWLSGPRAAMEEAGADFGYRGEQLGLPQEGPNSIARPGRRLGALAVDWGLCLLIAYGLIANSYNNAAQVWAPVILFVLMTLTLGTVGFTPGKRLFGLRVVALETGRVSPLRALLRTVLLFLALPPLVWDRDGRGLHDRLAKTVEVRI from the coding sequence GTGGACAACAGGCAAGCACTCGGATCGTGGCTCTCCGGGCCCCGCGCGGCCATGGAAGAGGCCGGTGCCGACTTCGGCTACCGGGGCGAGCAGCTGGGTCTCCCGCAGGAAGGGCCGAACTCGATCGCCCGCCCGGGACGGCGGCTCGGCGCGCTCGCCGTGGACTGGGGGCTCTGCCTCTTGATCGCATACGGTCTGATCGCGAACAGCTATAACAACGCGGCCCAGGTCTGGGCGCCGGTCATTCTCTTCGTGCTGATGACCCTCACCCTCGGTACGGTCGGCTTCACCCCGGGCAAGCGGCTCTTCGGGCTCCGGGTGGTCGCCCTGGAGACGGGTCGGGTGAGTCCGCTGCGGGCGCTCCTGCGTACGGTACTGCTGTTCCTCGCGCTGCCGCCCCTCGTCTGGGACCGTGACGGCCGCGGCCTGCACGACCGGCTGGCGAAGACCGTGGAGGTCCGGATCTGA
- a CDS encoding flavin reductase family protein, translating to MTDAQDVMAAEVTPEEFRDAMARFPSGVVVVTARCEDGTPRGFTASSFCSVSLEPPLVLVCLADAADSAAVFARCDHFAVSVLAPEHQPLALLFATKGADKFSDALLQPSPAGLPAVQQAPVQLDCAAYARYPAGDHTILIGRVTGVRLGEGAPVVYCERRFRTLN from the coding sequence ATGACCGATGCTCAGGATGTGATGGCGGCCGAGGTGACGCCCGAGGAGTTCCGGGACGCCATGGCCCGCTTTCCGTCGGGCGTGGTGGTGGTGACCGCCCGCTGCGAGGACGGCACCCCGCGCGGTTTCACGGCCAGCTCCTTCTGTTCCGTCTCCCTGGAGCCCCCGCTGGTCCTGGTGTGTCTCGCGGACGCGGCCGACTCGGCGGCGGTCTTCGCGCGGTGTGATCACTTCGCGGTGAGCGTGCTCGCCCCCGAGCACCAGCCGCTGGCCCTGCTGTTCGCCACCAAGGGCGCGGACAAGTTCTCCGACGCCCTGCTGCAGCCGAGCCCCGCGGGGCTGCCGGCGGTGCAGCAGGCCCCCGTACAGCTGGACTGTGCCGCATACGCGCGTTACCCGGCCGGGGATCACACGATCCTGATCGGCCGGGTAACGGGAGTGCGGCTGGGCGAGGGAGCCCCGGTGGTCTACTGCGAGCGGCGGTTCCGGACGCTGAACTGA
- a CDS encoding DUF4191 domain-containing protein, whose amino-acid sequence MARKETAADAANAGRLKQIALTYKMTRKADKKIGLVLGGVGIGTLAVFLAIGFVLGHPVYLGIFGLLIAVLATAIVFGRRAERAAFGQMEGQPGAAAAVLDNIGRGWTTTPAVAMNRSQDVVHRAVGKAGIVLVAEGNPNRVKSLLAAEKKKMNRVVADVPVHDVIVGNGEGLVELKKLRTTMLKLPRVLTGPQVTATNDRLRAMGDLMSNMPLPKGPMPKGMRMPKGR is encoded by the coding sequence ATGGCGAGGAAGGAAACCGCGGCGGACGCCGCGAACGCAGGGCGACTGAAACAGATCGCTCTCACGTACAAGATGACCCGCAAGGCCGACAAGAAGATCGGTCTTGTACTCGGGGGCGTCGGCATCGGCACCCTCGCTGTCTTCCTCGCGATCGGCTTTGTGCTCGGTCACCCCGTCTACCTGGGCATCTTCGGCCTGCTGATCGCCGTGCTGGCGACGGCGATCGTGTTCGGCCGCCGGGCCGAGCGCGCCGCCTTCGGCCAGATGGAGGGCCAGCCGGGCGCCGCGGCCGCCGTGCTGGACAACATCGGCCGGGGCTGGACGACGACCCCGGCGGTGGCGATGAACCGCAGCCAGGACGTCGTGCACCGGGCGGTCGGAAAGGCCGGCATCGTGCTGGTCGCCGAGGGCAACCCGAACCGGGTGAAGAGCCTGCTGGCCGCCGAGAAGAAGAAGATGAACCGCGTCGTCGCGGACGTCCCCGTGCACGACGTGATCGTCGGCAACGGCGAGGGCCTGGTCGAGCTGAAGAAGCTGCGCACGACCATGCTGAAGCTCCCGCGCGTGCTCACCGGCCCCCAGGTGACGGCCACCAACGACCGGCTGCGGGCCATGGGCGACCTGATGAGCAACATGCCGCTGCCGAAGGGCCCCATGCCCAAGGGCATGCGGATGCCGAAGGGCCGCTGA